Proteins from one Bifidobacterium sp. ESL0732 genomic window:
- a CDS encoding extracellular solute-binding protein, which translates to MSNVKKTIAVVAAAATMIGLAGCGSGGSNNAGAKGSDSKGDLVFWGWDSGNSMKEIIANFEKENPGISVSFNNTATAEKTSTALSDAIAAKKGIPDVVMLEDPTVTQFAVTGDLVDLSQFGAAKLADDFTSGPWNKLQYAGKPYALPIDAGPEMFFYNKAIFDKAGVDGEAIKTWDDYYAAAKKIKAAGSYITNSSGNSGDYQPFTAQVWQAGAKPWTIDGKQITINMTKDEGMEGYIDFRQKLIDEDLIDTKTSNWSVEWNRKLNDGTIASLTIGAWMPVDLLSGAPDQKGNWRVGSLPQHQAGKQVSAEDGGSALAVSKTSKSQAAAYKFVKYMTHGAGAQQMADTGTFSSLKKILNSNSFTDPTTESNKKINDYFGGQNVNKILAEGAQRPVEKFQYLPYNQFAQTAFGDEISKAYSKNIPLKRAMENYAQKLADYGREKGYSVTVK; encoded by the coding sequence TTGAGCAACGTGAAGAAGACCATCGCGGTTGTAGCTGCTGCAGCGACGATGATAGGTCTGGCAGGGTGCGGTTCGGGCGGTTCGAACAATGCCGGCGCCAAAGGTTCTGATTCCAAGGGCGATTTGGTTTTCTGGGGATGGGATAGCGGAAATTCGATGAAGGAAATCATTGCAAATTTTGAGAAGGAGAACCCGGGGATCTCAGTGAGTTTCAACAATACCGCGACGGCCGAAAAGACCTCGACGGCGTTGAGCGATGCCATTGCTGCCAAGAAAGGCATCCCTGATGTGGTGATGCTTGAGGACCCTACGGTCACACAATTTGCCGTCACGGGCGATTTGGTCGATTTGAGCCAGTTCGGAGCCGCGAAACTGGCTGATGATTTCACGTCTGGACCTTGGAACAAGTTGCAATATGCCGGCAAGCCCTATGCGTTGCCGATCGACGCCGGTCCTGAGATGTTCTTCTACAACAAGGCCATCTTCGATAAAGCGGGTGTCGATGGAGAGGCAATCAAGACATGGGACGATTACTATGCGGCGGCCAAGAAAATCAAGGCGGCAGGTTCGTATATCACCAACAGCTCAGGCAATTCAGGCGATTACCAGCCCTTCACGGCGCAGGTTTGGCAAGCCGGTGCGAAACCTTGGACGATTGACGGAAAGCAAATCACCATCAATATGACCAAGGATGAAGGCATGGAAGGCTACATCGACTTTCGTCAGAAGCTGATTGACGAGGATCTGATAGACACCAAGACTTCCAATTGGTCCGTTGAATGGAACCGTAAATTGAATGACGGTACCATCGCCTCGCTGACCATCGGCGCCTGGATGCCGGTCGACCTTCTCAGCGGCGCCCCTGATCAGAAAGGCAACTGGCGTGTAGGCTCGCTGCCTCAGCATCAGGCAGGCAAGCAGGTGTCGGCAGAGGACGGCGGTTCCGCCCTCGCCGTGTCGAAGACCAGCAAATCGCAGGCAGCTGCCTACAAGTTCGTGAAATATATGACCCACGGCGCGGGTGCCCAGCAGATGGCCGATACAGGCACGTTCAGCAGCTTGAAGAAGATTCTCAATTCAAATTCCTTCACCGATCCGACCACTGAGAGCAACAAGAAGATCAACGACTATTTCGGCGGTCAGAACGTCAACAAGATCCTGGCTGAAGGCGCTCAGCGTCCCGTTGAAAAGTTCCAGTATCTGCCCTATAACCAGTTTGCCCAGACAGCTTTCGGCGATGAGATTTCTAAGGCCTACAGCAAGAACATCCCTTTGAAGAGGGCCATGGAAAATTATGCCCAAAAGCTCGCCGATTACGGCAGGGAGAAGGGGTACAGCGTCACCGTCAAATGA
- a CDS encoding substrate-binding domain-containing protein gives MNDDDLQRKSRSVADRDLNRGTTGFITLVVPSLAQPYLGQLADRVIGEARKRDYSVYVTAYAEGSPGGAREVLQSFDPAVSDGIILSLSELEDISPDNFDVDYPLVVLGSRTTWRRVDHVTHDDIESAKIAARYMLEHGSSRIAVIGAREPLDVRKLRNATESSAQLRLKGIVEECRSYHRQLDPALVGITPGSWTIGAGADAMRQLIDSHVPFDGVIALNDQLAYGVLSALATSGIRVPGQVQVIGFDNAEESAYLQTPLTSMDSGLYWIAFTAVKRIIGRIQGTITTPELLKAKSKIIVRKTTRP, from the coding sequence ATGAACGACGATGATTTGCAGCGTAAGTCGCGTAGCGTAGCCGACCGTGATCTGAATCGCGGAACCACCGGATTCATCACACTCGTTGTACCCTCCCTGGCGCAGCCTTATCTTGGGCAATTGGCGGACCGTGTAATCGGTGAGGCGCGGAAACGCGATTATTCCGTGTATGTCACCGCGTATGCGGAAGGCTCACCAGGCGGTGCCCGCGAAGTCCTGCAGTCTTTCGACCCCGCCGTCTCAGACGGGATTATTCTTTCCCTCAGCGAGCTTGAGGATATCTCTCCGGACAATTTTGACGTCGATTATCCGCTCGTCGTTTTGGGTTCACGCACTACTTGGCGGCGTGTCGACCATGTGACTCATGACGATATTGAATCTGCCAAAATCGCGGCCAGATATATGTTGGAGCATGGAAGTTCCCGGATTGCCGTCATCGGAGCACGCGAACCGTTGGATGTAAGAAAATTGCGCAATGCCACGGAAAGCAGTGCCCAGTTGCGTTTGAAGGGGATTGTCGAGGAATGTCGCAGCTATCACCGACAGCTTGACCCAGCGCTCGTCGGAATAACTCCGGGCAGCTGGACCATTGGTGCAGGAGCCGATGCAATGCGTCAGCTGATTGACAGTCATGTCCCATTCGACGGTGTAATCGCGTTGAACGATCAGCTGGCTTATGGAGTGCTTTCGGCCCTTGCAACCAGTGGCATCAGGGTTCCTGGGCAAGTACAGGTCATCGGTTTCGACAACGCCGAGGAATCAGCATATCTGCAAACGCCGTTGACCAGCATGGACTCGGGCCTGTATTGGATCGCTTTCACGGCAGTAAAGCGCATTATCGGCAGGATCCAAGGAACGATCACGACCCCCGAACTGTTGAAGGCCAAGTCCAAAATCATCGTACGAAAAACAACGCGGCCTTAG
- the araA gene encoding L-arabinose isomerase — MTFENPFEGKTIWFGVGSQDLYGEEALRQVAEQSTKIVDALNATGKIPVKLVLKPTLKSSDGVKQFMTEASADPSCIGVIAWMHTFSPAKMWIRGLEVLTKPLLQLNTQFHKEIPWDTIDMDFMNLNQSAHGDREFGYIVTRLGIPRKIVVGHYTDPEVAEKISTWVRACAGWNESQNMRVMRWGDNMRNVAVTEGDKTEAERVFGTQVNTWAVNELVGYYEKVKDDQVKGIIEDYKAKYDVAPELLDSRYEELFIAAKEEAAMVNMMKDNGATAAVDNFEDLGTLPQLPGVGAQRLPSEYGYGFSAEGDWKTSVLVRIASVMGYGLEGGSSLMEDYSYNFVEGHEMDMGSHMLEVSPSVGTIAKPKLEIHPLGIGNKSDPVRLVFTVAPHKAATVISMADMRERFRLLMDVVDVVEPEGSLKALPCARGLWKPRPSLKTAAECWLRAGGSHHTCMTTSFGREGWEDFARIAGVELATIDENTTPREFERDLEISEMYHRLDNRC, encoded by the coding sequence ATGACATTCGAAAATCCATTTGAAGGCAAGACCATCTGGTTCGGCGTCGGTTCGCAGGACCTCTACGGTGAGGAGGCGTTGCGCCAAGTCGCCGAGCAGTCCACTAAGATCGTTGACGCGTTGAACGCCACCGGCAAGATCCCGGTCAAGCTGGTGCTGAAGCCCACGCTGAAGTCCTCCGACGGCGTCAAGCAGTTCATGACCGAGGCCAGCGCCGATCCCAGCTGCATCGGCGTTATCGCTTGGATGCACACGTTCTCGCCGGCCAAGATGTGGATTCGTGGCCTTGAGGTGCTCACCAAGCCGCTGCTGCAGCTCAACACCCAGTTCCACAAGGAGATCCCGTGGGACACCATCGACATGGACTTCATGAACCTGAACCAGTCCGCCCACGGCGACCGCGAATTCGGCTACATCGTCACCCGTCTCGGCATCCCGCGCAAGATCGTCGTCGGCCACTACACCGACCCCGAGGTCGCCGAGAAGATCTCGACTTGGGTGCGTGCCTGCGCCGGCTGGAACGAATCGCAGAACATGCGCGTGATGCGCTGGGGTGACAACATGCGCAACGTCGCCGTCACCGAAGGTGACAAGACCGAGGCCGAGCGCGTCTTCGGCACGCAGGTCAACACCTGGGCCGTCAACGAGCTGGTTGGATACTACGAGAAGGTCAAGGACGATCAGGTCAAGGGCATCATCGAGGACTACAAGGCCAAGTATGACGTGGCTCCCGAGCTTCTGGACTCCCGTTACGAAGAGCTGTTCATCGCTGCCAAGGAAGAGGCTGCGATGGTCAACATGATGAAGGACAACGGCGCCACCGCCGCGGTCGACAACTTCGAGGATCTCGGCACGCTGCCGCAGCTGCCGGGCGTGGGTGCCCAGCGCCTGCCCAGCGAGTACGGCTACGGCTTCTCCGCCGAAGGCGACTGGAAGACCTCGGTGCTCGTACGCATCGCCAGCGTCATGGGCTACGGCCTTGAGGGCGGCTCGAGCCTGATGGAAGACTACTCCTACAACTTCGTCGAAGGCCACGAGATGGACATGGGCTCGCACATGCTCGAGGTCTCGCCGTCCGTGGGTACCATCGCCAAGCCGAAGCTCGAGATCCATCCGCTCGGCATCGGCAACAAGTCCGATCCAGTGCGTCTGGTCTTCACCGTAGCCCCGCACAAGGCCGCCACGGTCATCTCCATGGCCGACATGCGCGAACGCTTCCGTCTGCTGATGGATGTGGTCGACGTGGTTGAGCCGGAAGGCTCCTTGAAGGCACTGCCGTGCGCCCGTGGCTTGTGGAAGCCGCGTCCGAGCCTCAAGACCGCGGCCGAGTGCTGGCTGCGCGCCGGCGGCTCGCACCACACCTGCATGACCACCTCCTTCGGCCGTGAGGGATGGGAAGACTTCGCCCGCATCGCCGGCGTCGAGCTGGCCACCATCGACGAGAACACGACGCCGCGCGAGTTCGAGCGCGACCTCGAGATCTCCGAAATGTATCATCGCCTCGACAACCGCTGCTGA